From Kogia breviceps isolate mKogBre1 chromosome 2, mKogBre1 haplotype 1, whole genome shotgun sequence, one genomic window encodes:
- the LOC131750421 gene encoding coiled-coil domain-containing protein 150-like: MLENVLASHSKMQGDLEKVQLELGRRDSEIADLKKERAVNQQRVQKLEAEVEQWQSRILVMDAQHNSEVQLLQKALDVAREDNRKLAISLGANSPDNHLQTKFHHIQEKLENKELEKKF, from the exons ATGTTGGAGAATGTGCTGGCTTCTCACAGTAAGATGCAAGGCGATCTGGAAAAAGTGCAACTAGAGCTTGGACGGAGGGATTCAGAGATTGCAGACCTCAAGAAAGAAAG GGCTGTAAATCAACAGCGGGTACAGAAGCTGGAAGCAGAAGTGGAACAGTGGCAGAGCAGAATCCTTGTCATGGATGCCCAGCACAACAGTGAG gTGCAGCTCCTACAAAAAGCTCTAGATGTAGCTAGAGAAGACAACAGGAAACTGGCTATAAGCCTTGGAGCAAACTCTCCAGAcaatcatctgcaaacaaagttCCATCATATTCAAGAGAAATTGGAAAACAAAGAACTTGAGAAAAAATTTTAG